The DNA window CGGACACGGCAACCTGGACTGTGCCCGTCTGGCTGCAGGACGACTGGGATGGAGACGGTGTACTGGACAACCCCCAAGGCCTGGCTACCTTCGGCGTACACCGTGGTCACGACCGCATCCTCTACTGGCGTGAAGCCCCTTAGGCCAACCCTTGGCGCCGACTGCAGCTTATGTTCAAGGTGATGAGCTGAACCGCGGCAGGGCGGCTTGCCATGACGTACCGGGAAGCCAGGAACCGGGCTTCGCGTCCCTGACTCCTGAGAAGGCCGTCTGTTCTAATCCTCCAGATCTTCTGCAGCGGCACTCTCCATATCCAGCTCCTTGATCTTTCGAGTCAGTGTATTTCTACCCCATCCGAGTAACTGCGCGCCATCTCTGCGCCGTCCACCGGTGTGTTTGAGCGCAGTCTCGATCATGACCCGCTCGAACTCGGGTATTGCCGTATCGAGAATGCCCTGCTTGCCTCGTTTCAACTCCAGCTCCGCCCAATTCCGTAAGCCTTCCTGCCAGGTCTGGCCCGTTACCGGCGCCTCATCCTGGGCCATGAGTTCGGGCGGCAGGTCGGAGATATGGATTTCGCGTCCGCTGGCCATGACTGTCAGCCAACGGCAGGTGTTCTCCAACTGCCGCACGTTACCGGGCCAGGGCAGGGTGCTCAGGTACTCTTCGGTGTCGGGGCGCAGCACTTTGGGCTCAACCGATAACTCCTTGGCAGCCGCCTTGAGGAAGTACTGCATCAGGCGGGGAATATCCTCCCGACGTTCGGCCAGTTTCGGCAGGTGCACACGAATGACGTTGAGCCGGTGAAACAGATCCTCGCGGAAAGAGCCGGCTTCAACCAGCTTCTCCAGGTTCTGGTGAGTCGCCGCTATGATACGAACGTCCGCCCGTATCGCTGTGGTCCCACCTACACGGTAGAACTCGCTGTCTGCCAAAACCCGCAGCAGCCGGGTTTGGGTGTCCGCCGGCATGTCGCCAATCTCATCGAGAAACAACGTGCCGCCATTGGCTTGCTCGAACCGACCCTGTCTTAGAGCGCCCGCGCCGGTAAAGGCGCCCTTCTCGTGGCCGAACAGCTCGGACTCGATCAGGTCTTTGGGAATCGCCGCCATGTTCAGGGCAATAAATGCCGATTTTGCCCGGGGGCTATGGTTGTGCAGGGCCCGGGCTACAAGCTCTTTGCCGGTGCCGCTTTCGCCGTTGATCAGCACGGTTATATTCGAATGCGATAGGCGACCAATGGCGCGGAAGACCTCCTGCATGGCCGGTGCTTCGCCGATAATCTCTGTCGTGTCAGCACGCTCGCCCTTGGCGGGCTCGTGGTGGGCGCGCTGCTCATGGCTGTGGGCGACCGCTCGCTTGACCAGGCTGACGGCATCATCAACATCGAAGGGCTTGGGCAGGTACTCAAAGGCACCGGTCTGGTACGACGATACCGCACTCTCCAGATCCGAATGAGCTGTCATGATTATGACTGGCAGCCCTGGGTGTCGCTCGACGATCTGCGATAACAATTCGATGCCATCAATACCGGGCATCCGGATATCGCTGATGATGGCGTCAGGTCGCTCATGTTCGAGGTGGCGCATGACATCATCGCCGTTCTCGAAAGCCCGGGGATTCATCTGTGCCTGGCTCAGGGCACGGTCCAGCACCCAGCGGATGCTGCGGTCATCATCAATGATCCAGACGTTGGCGGTTTCGGTCATGCCGGTGGCTCCAGAGGAATGAAGATTATAAAGTTTGTACGTCCCGGGCTGCTTTCGCACTCCACCAGGCCGTGGTGCTGACCAATAATGCTTTGGGTGATTGCCAGCCCCAGGCCGGTGCCGTTGGCGCGCCCGCTGATCATGGGGTAAAAGACGTTCTGGAGAAGATCCGCAGGAATTCCCGGGCCGTTGTCGATGATATCTACCCGGACAACAAGACGGTGCCGGTTCTGGCCAATGGTGAACTGCCTCAGCGCTCGGGTGCGAAACAGAATACGCGGCTCATGTGCCGGCGGCTTCTGATGGGCCAAAGCTTCAAGCGCGTTGCGCGCAACATTGAGGAACGCCTGGATAAGCTGGGCTTTATCGCCTAGAAACTCGGGTAGCGAGACGTCGTAATCCCGGGCGAACTGCACCGTGCCTTTACTCTCTGCTTCGAGCAGGGTGCGGACGCGCTCCAGCACTTCGTGAATATTCGCGCTTGCCATCTGCGGCGCCTTGTTGGGGCCGAGCATCCGGTCTACCAGTGCCCGCAGACGGTCCGCTTCCTCGATGATGACCCGGGTATAGTCCTTGAGGCCCTGGGAGTCCAGTTCCCGGTCCAGCAGTTGAGCAGCACCCCGTATCCCGCCGAGGGGGTTCTTGATCTCATGAGCCATGCCACGGACCAGGATGCGGGTAGTCTCTTGCTGGTGCAGCAGTTCCTCTTCGCGGGTTATACGCAGCAGGCGGTCGCGGGGTTGAATCTCCATCAGCAGCGCAGCGGCGTCGTCAGGAAAAGGCGAGATCGAGTAGTCCGCTCTGACACGGGTGCCGCTCGAGAGCATGAACTCCGCCTCGCGGCGGGTGAAGGGATGCCCACTGACGACGCTTTCCTGCAGTGTCTGAAGCGCCTCATCAGTCTCGATAAAGAGGTCGGTTACGGGCGCATCCTGGATCCGCTTGCCGCTGACTTCAAACAGCATTTCAGCGGCGGGATTGATATAGATTACCCGCAGCCTCCGGTCCAGCAGGAGGACAGCGGTCGAGAGGTTCTCGAGCATTCGTTTAAAAAAGGGAGCTCGCTTCATCAATGCCTCATGTATGGAGGAGACTCATCCTGGAGTGCCTTGCCTGAACCTGCACGCTACTCAGCCCGCACGCGACCCGCGAAGGAGGCAATTGCAGGGCTGGGCCAGCGGCAGCACCAATGGACAGCCACCAGTGCAGATTGTTTTGCAAAAACTGAACCAATTGAAAGCACGGGCTGTTTTTTCTGACATGTGCTCATAAGGTCCCTGTTTGCAGCGCCAGCGGCGGGGCCTGCAGCGCATGCGGTGACGGGCTGAGCGCTAGCCGCGCCATACTGGGTCGCTGGCGTCACTCAAAGGGGGCGCTTGCACCATAGTAGTGCATCAGGGGTTCTGCGTCAGAAATAACAAGGAGGGAAGCGCGCTAGGGGTCGTAGCTCGGCTTGCACCGGCGCGCAAGGAAAAGCTAGTTCAGCACGGAAGGTCTATGGACAGTGAAGGTTATGGATTCGCCTGTTTCGACAACGTCCCCATCACGAGCGAGAACGCGCACGGTAGCAGTATGTGTGCCCCTGTCTATGTGGTTGACCTCAAAGCGGCCCGACTGGTTAGTCCCGAGGGATTGGCCATCCAGAAGCACCTCAAAGCGGTGGCTTTCGTCGAGTTGGGGACTGGCCGCTACGCTCATGACGATGTTGCCACTACCACTCCAGAAAGCGGACTCGTTCTGGGGCTCATTAAACTCGACAAGGTTGTAGCTGCTCCGCGGTTCCGCGTCTTGCCGGACAGCGTCAGCTGCTTGCTGAAGGTTTTCTTCCGTCAATCGTCCCCGGGGCATTTCAATCGTCGGCACTTCACGTACCTCGATTTTCTCCGCCTTTTCCATTCCAGCCGGGGGCTCATCGGTAAACACGACGTTGCCGTTTTTGTCCTTGTACCGGAACACTTCCGCCGTCACGGCAGAGGAGAACAGGGCAGAGGACACCAGGGCAGACAGAAGGAACAGGATGACCAGGCGCATGGAAACTCCTTGGGCGCGTTTATTCGCATCCTGAGTATTGTAAGAGTTGAGTGCGAATGCAACCAGCGTGTACGCCAGAGACGAAAAAGCCCCGCATGAGAGCGGGGCTTGAACGTTGCCGGGGACGTCAGAATGTGACCAGGCGACAACTGAGACGCAGCAGCTGTATTCCCAGCCGCAGTTTCTTTAGCAGCTGTAGTACAACTCGAACTCAACCGGGTGTGTGGTCATGTTCAGGCGCTCGATCTCGGTGCGCTTGAGGTCAATGTAGCCGCCGATCATGTCCTCGGTGAAAACACCACCGCGGGTCAGGAACTCATGGTCCGCTTCCAGACGCTCGATCGCTTCCTGCAGGGTTTCAGCCACGGTCGGGATGTTTTTGGCTTCTTCTTTCGGCAGGTCGTACAGATCCTTGTCCATGGCATCGCCAGGGTGGATCTTGTTCTGGATGCCGTCGAGGCCAGCCATCATCATGGCCGCGAACGCCAGGTAAGGGTTAGAGGACGCATCGGGGAATCGTACCTCGACACGACGGCCCTTCGGGCTCGACACGTAGGGGATACGGATTGACGCGGAACGGTTGCGAGCAGAGTAAGCCAGCATGACCGGTGCTTCGAAACCAGGTACCAGACGCTTGTAGGAGTTGGTAGAAGCGTTGGTGAACGCGTTCAGCGTCTTGGCGTGCTTGATGATACCGCCGATGTAATACAGGGCGATCTCGCTCAGGCCAGCATAGCCGTCACCGGCGAAAATATTCTTTCCGTCTTTCTGCAGGGACATGTGCACGTGCATGCCGGAACCGTTGTCGCCAACGATGGGCTTGGGCATGAATGTCGCTGTCTTGCCGTAGGCATGAGCCACGTTATGTACACAGTACTTCAGAATCTGGACTTCATCAGCCTTCTTGACCAGGGTGTTGGCGCCAACGCCGATCTCACACTGCCCCGCAGTACCCACTTCGTGGTGGTGTACTTCGATAACCAGGCCCATGGACTCCATAGCCGCACACATCGCGCCGCGGAGGTCGTGCAGGGAGTCAACCGGTGGTACGGGGAAGTAGCCGCCTTTGACACCTGGACGGTGACCGATGTTGTTGCGCTCGAAGTCTTCGCCAGATACCCAGGATGCTTCTTCTGAGTAGATTTCGTGGCGCGCGCCGCTGATACCGATATCCCACTTGACCGAGTCAAATACGAAGAATTCGGGTTCCGGGCCAAACAGGGCGCTGTCAGCGATGCCGGTAGACTTGAGGTACTCTTCCGCGCGACGTGCCACGGAGCGTGGATCACGCTCGTAACCCTGCATGGTCGACGGCTCGACGATGTCACAGGTGATATTAAGGGTTGTTTCTTCGGTGAAAGGGTCGATAACAGAGGTGCTGTCATCGGGC is part of the Hydrocarboniclastica marina genome and encodes:
- the glnG gene encoding nitrogen regulation protein NR(I), which codes for MTETANVWIIDDDRSIRWVLDRALSQAQMNPRAFENGDDVMRHLEHERPDAIISDIRMPGIDGIELLSQIVERHPGLPVIIMTAHSDLESAVSSYQTGAFEYLPKPFDVDDAVSLVKRAVAHSHEQRAHHEPAKGERADTTEIIGEAPAMQEVFRAIGRLSHSNITVLINGESGTGKELVARALHNHSPRAKSAFIALNMAAIPKDLIESELFGHEKGAFTGAGALRQGRFEQANGGTLFLDEIGDMPADTQTRLLRVLADSEFYRVGGTTAIRADVRIIAATHQNLEKLVEAGSFREDLFHRLNVIRVHLPKLAERREDIPRLMQYFLKAAAKELSVEPKVLRPDTEEYLSTLPWPGNVRQLENTCRWLTVMASGREIHISDLPPELMAQDEAPVTGQTWQEGLRNWAELELKRGKQGILDTAIPEFERVMIETALKHTGGRRRDGAQLLGWGRNTLTRKIKELDMESAAAEDLED
- the glnL gene encoding nitrogen regulation protein NR(II), whose amino-acid sequence is MKRAPFFKRMLENLSTAVLLLDRRLRVIYINPAAEMLFEVSGKRIQDAPVTDLFIETDEALQTLQESVVSGHPFTRREAEFMLSSGTRVRADYSISPFPDDAAALLMEIQPRDRLLRITREEELLHQQETTRILVRGMAHEIKNPLGGIRGAAQLLDRELDSQGLKDYTRVIIEEADRLRALVDRMLGPNKAPQMASANIHEVLERVRTLLEAESKGTVQFARDYDVSLPEFLGDKAQLIQAFLNVARNALEALAHQKPPAHEPRILFRTRALRQFTIGQNRHRLVVRVDIIDNGPGIPADLLQNVFYPMISGRANGTGLGLAITQSIIGQHHGLVECESSPGRTNFIIFIPLEPPA
- a CDS encoding DUF4124 domain-containing protein yields the protein MRLVILFLLSALVSSALFSSAVTAEVFRYKDKNGNVVFTDEPPAGMEKAEKIEVREVPTIEMPRGRLTEENLQQAADAVRQDAEPRSSYNLVEFNEPQNESAFWSGSGNIVMSVAASPQLDESHRFEVLLDGQSLGTNQSGRFEVNHIDRGTHTATVRVLARDGDVVETGESITFTVHRPSVLN
- the glnA gene encoding glutamate--ammonia ligase, which gives rise to MSKTLDLIKEHEVKWVDLRFTDSRGKEQHVTIPHHEIDDEFFADGKMFDGSSISGWKGINESDMILMPDDSTSVIDPFTEETTLNITCDIVEPSTMQGYERDPRSVARRAEEYLKSTGIADSALFGPEPEFFVFDSVKWDIGISGARHEIYSEEASWVSGEDFERNNIGHRPGVKGGYFPVPPVDSLHDLRGAMCAAMESMGLVIEVHHHEVGTAGQCEIGVGANTLVKKADEVQILKYCVHNVAHAYGKTATFMPKPIVGDNGSGMHVHMSLQKDGKNIFAGDGYAGLSEIALYYIGGIIKHAKTLNAFTNASTNSYKRLVPGFEAPVMLAYSARNRSASIRIPYVSSPKGRRVEVRFPDASSNPYLAFAAMMMAGLDGIQNKIHPGDAMDKDLYDLPKEEAKNIPTVAETLQEAIERLEADHEFLTRGGVFTEDMIGGYIDLKRTEIERLNMTTHPVEFELYYSC